A genome region from Alistipes dispar includes the following:
- a CDS encoding SufS family cysteine desulfurase, giving the protein MFDVEKIRGEFPILSRRVYGKPLVYLDSGATAQKPRCVIEQVDALYRGMNANIHRGVHLLSEEATERYEAARSRIAAFIGAAEREEVVFTAGATASLNTVAYAWGERFVQAGDNIVVSEMEHHSNIVPWQLLAQRKGAEIRMLPFDDDGRLRTECLPSLVDARTRAVAVTQASNTLGTRPDLRPVVEAAHAVGAVVAVDGCQGIVHGGANVREMGCDFYAFSGHKLYGPTGIGVLYGRRELLEAMPPFLGGGDMVDRVTFAGTTFAPVPLKFEAGTANFVGAIALGRAVEFLQEFDPAEIEAHETALLRRATERLSAIDGLRIYGTTEDKCAIVSFNVEGVHPYDMGMILDKLGIAVRTGQHCAEPVMDHYATTGMCRASFALYNTLGEADALADGVARAVRMLR; this is encoded by the coding sequence ATGTTCGACGTCGAAAAAATACGCGGGGAGTTTCCGATTCTCTCCCGCAGGGTCTATGGAAAGCCGCTCGTTTACCTCGACAGCGGGGCGACGGCGCAGAAGCCCCGCTGCGTGATCGAGCAGGTCGATGCCCTCTACCGGGGTATGAACGCCAATATCCATCGCGGCGTGCACCTTCTCTCGGAGGAGGCCACCGAACGCTACGAGGCCGCCCGGAGCCGGATCGCCGCTTTCATCGGTGCTGCCGAACGCGAGGAGGTCGTCTTCACGGCCGGGGCCACGGCGTCGCTCAACACGGTCGCCTATGCCTGGGGCGAACGCTTCGTGCAGGCGGGCGACAACATCGTGGTCAGCGAGATGGAGCACCACTCGAACATCGTGCCGTGGCAGTTGCTGGCCCAGCGCAAGGGAGCCGAGATACGCATGCTGCCCTTCGACGACGACGGCCGTCTGCGGACGGAGTGTCTGCCGTCGCTCGTGGACGCCCGCACGCGGGCGGTCGCCGTCACGCAGGCGTCCAATACGCTCGGTACGCGGCCCGACCTGCGGCCCGTGGTCGAGGCGGCGCACGCCGTCGGTGCGGTGGTCGCGGTCGATGGCTGTCAGGGTATCGTGCACGGCGGGGCGAATGTCCGGGAGATGGGGTGCGACTTCTACGCCTTCTCGGGCCACAAGCTTTACGGTCCGACGGGAATCGGCGTGCTGTACGGCCGCCGGGAGCTGCTCGAGGCGATGCCGCCCTTTCTGGGCGGCGGCGACATGGTCGATCGCGTGACCTTCGCGGGGACGACCTTCGCCCCCGTGCCGCTCAAGTTCGAGGCCGGTACGGCCAACTTCGTGGGGGCCATCGCGCTGGGGCGCGCCGTGGAGTTCCTGCAGGAATTCGATCCGGCGGAGATCGAGGCGCACGAGACGGCGCTGCTGCGCCGCGCCACGGAACGCCTCTCGGCCATCGACGGGCTCCGGATTTACGGGACGACGGAAGACAAGTGCGCGATCGTCTCGTTCAACGTCGAGGGGGTGCATCCCTACGATATGGGCATGATCCTCGACAAGCTGGGGATCGCCGTCCGCACGGGGCAGCACTGCGCCGAGCCGGTGATGGACCATTACGCGACGACGGGCATGTGCCGCGCTTCGTTCGCCCTCTACAACACGCTCGGCGAGGCCGATGCGCTCGCCGACGGCGTGGCGCGCGCCGTGCGTATGCTGCGCTGA
- a CDS encoding SufD family Fe-S cluster assembly protein produces the protein MEALRDILRTFRPVGGETLRVAGTGAEPFAAVDPRALRVEAEAGSSAHLVVLHTKADAASLTVALGEGAQLELTHLFAAEAFAEVSVRQSARSRCRVTTVQLTGANASYRIDLDGAEAENSLGGAFLAADGEHCVVTLHTAHNVSDCRSDSAVKGVAGGRAVGEFRGLVYVAPGAQRTDARQQSRNILLSREARITTQPQLEIYADDVKCSHGATVGQMDAEAILYMRQRGLSEADARRLQIEGFVGDVVRRCGVEPLCEAVMEMVSAKMERL, from the coding sequence ATGGAGGCTCTTCGCGACATACTCCGCACGTTCCGTCCGGTCGGCGGCGAAACGCTCCGCGTCGCCGGGACCGGGGCGGAACCTTTCGCGGCGGTCGATCCCCGCGCGCTGCGCGTCGAGGCGGAGGCCGGCTCGTCGGCACACCTCGTCGTGCTTCATACGAAGGCCGACGCCGCCTCGCTGACCGTCGCACTCGGCGAGGGGGCGCAGTTGGAGCTGACGCACCTCTTCGCGGCCGAGGCTTTCGCCGAAGTGTCCGTCAGACAGTCCGCGCGCAGCCGCTGCCGCGTGACGACGGTGCAGCTCACCGGCGCCAACGCCTCCTACCGCATCGACCTCGACGGTGCGGAGGCCGAAAACTCGCTCGGCGGGGCCTTCCTGGCTGCGGACGGGGAGCATTGCGTCGTGACGCTGCACACGGCGCACAACGTTTCCGACTGCCGCAGCGATTCGGCGGTGAAGGGCGTCGCCGGCGGCCGGGCCGTGGGCGAGTTCCGCGGGCTGGTCTATGTGGCTCCCGGCGCCCAGCGCACCGATGCGCGGCAGCAGAGCCGCAACATTCTGCTGAGCCGCGAGGCCCGCATCACGACGCAGCCCCAGCTGGAGATCTATGCCGACGACGTGAAGTGTTCGCACGGCGCGACGGTGGGGCAGATGGACGCCGAGGCGATTCTCTACATGCGCCAGCGCGGGCTGAGCGAGGCGGACGCCCGCCGGTTGCAGATCGAGGGCTTCGTGGGCGACGTCGTGCGCCGGTGCGGCGTCGAGCCGCTCTGCGAGGCCGTGATGGAGATGGTTTCCGCCAAAATGGAACGGTTGTAG
- the sufC gene encoding Fe-S cluster assembly ATPase SufC: MLSVKNLHASVDGKEILRGIDLEVKAGEVHAIMGPNGSGKSTLASVLAGNEKFTVTEGSATFMGRDLLDMSIEDRARLGLFLGFQYPVEIPGVTMAGFMKLAVNEQRRFRGEEPLSAAEFLRLMREKSAVVELPSKLTSRAVNEGFSGGEKKKNEIFQMAMLAPKLAILDETDSGLDIDALRIVATGVTKLHTAENATVVITHYQRLLDYIVPDVVHVLYRGRIIHSGDKSLALRLEKEGYDWLINEYDR, from the coding sequence ATGTTAAGCGTAAAAAATCTGCACGCCTCGGTCGATGGCAAGGAGATTCTCCGGGGCATCGACCTGGAGGTGAAGGCCGGCGAGGTGCACGCCATCATGGGGCCGAACGGCTCGGGCAAATCGACGCTCGCGTCGGTGCTCGCGGGTAACGAGAAGTTCACCGTCACCGAAGGTTCGGCGACCTTCATGGGGCGCGACCTGCTGGATATGTCCATAGAGGACCGGGCGCGTCTGGGGCTTTTCCTGGGTTTCCAGTATCCGGTGGAGATTCCGGGCGTCACGATGGCCGGCTTCATGAAGCTGGCCGTCAATGAGCAGCGCCGTTTCCGCGGCGAGGAACCGCTTTCGGCCGCCGAGTTCCTGCGCCTGATGCGCGAGAAGAGCGCCGTCGTGGAGCTGCCCTCGAAACTGACGTCGCGCGCCGTGAACGAGGGCTTCTCGGGCGGCGAGAAGAAGAAGAACGAGATATTCCAGATGGCGATGCTCGCGCCGAAGCTGGCGATTCTGGACGAAACCGATTCGGGCCTCGACATCGACGCCCTGCGCATCGTCGCCACGGGCGTCACGAAACTCCATACGGCGGAGAACGCCACGGTGGTCATCACGCACTACCAGCGGCTGCTCGATTACATCGTCCCCGACGTGGTGCATGTCCTCTACCGGGGCCGCATCATCCATTCGGGCGACAAGTCGCTGGCGCTCCGGCTCGAAAAGGAGGGGTACGATTGGCTCATCAACGAATACGACCGGTGA
- a CDS encoding flavodoxin family protein has translation MKVVVINGSPRRGGVVSQMLGHVVAALPQDCTVESLTVCDLRVRPCTGCMRCRSLGRCVLPEDDAHRVAGMIRACDALVVGSPCYWGNMSGELKVLFDRMVYALMGERENGLPVALHKGKRAVLVSACNTVWPFSVWFRQTGGVFRSLREILRWSGFRVVGTFGKGGCRKHGELTPREIGKCEKLAKRIC, from the coding sequence ATGAAGGTCGTGGTGATAAACGGCAGTCCCCGGCGCGGGGGAGTGGTTTCGCAGATGCTCGGCCATGTGGTCGCCGCTCTGCCGCAGGATTGTACGGTCGAGAGTCTGACGGTCTGCGATCTGCGGGTCCGGCCCTGCACGGGCTGCATGCGGTGCCGGTCGCTGGGCCGCTGCGTGCTTCCGGAGGACGACGCCCACCGTGTCGCCGGGATGATCCGCGCGTGCGATGCGCTCGTCGTGGGTTCGCCCTGCTATTGGGGCAACATGAGCGGCGAGCTGAAGGTGCTGTTCGACCGGATGGTCTATGCGCTGATGGGCGAACGGGAGAACGGTCTGCCGGTAGCGCTGCACAAGGGCAAGCGGGCCGTGCTGGTATCCGCGTGCAACACGGTCTGGCCGTTCAGCGTCTGGTTCCGCCAGACGGGCGGCGTGTTCCGTTCGCTGCGCGAGATTCTGCGCTGGAGCGGGTTCCGCGTCGTGGGGACCTTCGGCAAGGGCGGATGCCGCAAACACGGGGAGCTGACTCCCCGGGAGATTGGAAAATGTGAAAAACTGGCAAAGAGAATATGTTAA
- the sufB gene encoding Fe-S cluster assembly protein SufB — MATNEKELLEGIREQEYKYGFTSDIETETIGKGLSEEVVRLISAKKGEPEWMTERRVAAYRHWLTLEPPTWAHLTIPEIDFQDIIYYAAPKPRKKLGSMDEVDPELRRTFDKLGIPLEEQMALSGVAVDAVMDSVSVKTTFKETLAEKGIVFCSISEALRDCPELVRKYLGSVVPATDNFYAALNAAVFSDGSFCYIPKGVRCPMELSTYFRINAAGTGQFERTLIVADEGSYVSYLEGCTAPQRDENQLHAAVVEIVVERDAEVKYSTVQNWYPGDREGRGGIYNFVTKRGICRENARLSWTQVETGSAITWKYPSCILAGDNSVGEFYSVAMTNNFQQADTGTKMIHVGRNTRSRIVSKGISAGRSENSYRGLVRMAKDAENARNYSQCDSLLIGDRCGAHTFPVIDSRNASAVVEHEATTSKISDDQLFYCRQRGISTEDAVGLIVNGYAREVLAKLPMEFAVEAQKLLAISLEGSVG; from the coding sequence ATGGCAACGAACGAAAAGGAGCTTCTCGAAGGCATTCGGGAGCAGGAATATAAATACGGATTTACGTCGGACATCGAGACCGAGACCATCGGCAAGGGATTGTCCGAAGAGGTCGTGCGCCTGATTTCGGCCAAGAAGGGCGAACCGGAGTGGATGACCGAGCGCCGTGTGGCGGCCTACCGCCACTGGCTGACGCTGGAGCCTCCGACGTGGGCGCACCTGACGATTCCGGAGATCGACTTCCAGGACATCATCTATTATGCGGCCCCCAAGCCCCGGAAGAAGCTCGGGTCGATGGACGAGGTCGATCCCGAACTGCGGCGCACGTTCGACAAGCTGGGCATTCCGCTCGAGGAGCAGATGGCCCTTTCGGGCGTGGCGGTCGATGCCGTGATGGACTCCGTTTCGGTGAAGACCACCTTCAAGGAGACATTGGCCGAGAAGGGCATCGTCTTCTGCTCGATTTCCGAGGCGCTGCGCGACTGCCCCGAGCTGGTGCGGAAGTACCTGGGGAGCGTGGTTCCCGCGACCGACAATTTCTATGCGGCGCTCAATGCGGCGGTCTTCTCCGACGGGTCGTTCTGCTACATCCCGAAGGGCGTGCGCTGCCCGATGGAGCTTTCGACCTATTTCCGCATCAACGCCGCCGGTACGGGACAGTTCGAGCGGACGCTCATCGTGGCCGACGAAGGTTCCTACGTAAGCTATCTGGAGGGATGCACCGCGCCGCAGCGCGACGAGAACCAGTTGCACGCGGCCGTGGTCGAGATCGTCGTCGAACGCGACGCCGAGGTGAAGTATTCGACCGTGCAGAACTGGTATCCGGGCGACCGCGAGGGGCGCGGCGGCATCTACAACTTCGTCACCAAGCGCGGCATCTGCCGCGAGAACGCGCGCCTGTCGTGGACGCAGGTCGAGACCGGCTCGGCCATCACGTGGAAGTACCCGAGCTGCATCCTCGCGGGCGACAACTCCGTGGGCGAGTTCTACTCGGTCGCCATGACCAATAACTTCCAGCAGGCCGACACGGGTACGAAGATGATCCACGTCGGCCGCAACACGCGCAGCCGCATCGTCTCGAAAGGCATCTCGGCGGGCCGCAGCGAAAACTCCTACCGGGGGCTGGTCCGCATGGCCAAGGACGCGGAGAACGCCCGCAACTACTCGCAGTGCGATTCGCTGCTGATCGGCGACCGCTGCGGGGCGCACACCTTTCCCGTGATCGACAGCCGCAATGCGTCGGCCGTCGTGGAGCACGAGGCCACGACCTCGAAGATTTCCGACGACCAGCTCTTCTACTGCCGGCAGCGGGGGATTTCGACCGAAGATGCCGTGGGACTGATCGTGAACGGCTACGCCCGCGAGGTGCTGGCCAAACTGCCTATGGAGTTCGCCGTGGAGGCGCAGAAGCTCCTGGCGATCAGTCTCGAAGGGTCGGTCGGATAA
- a CDS encoding erythromycin esterase family protein has product MNKSYLKISFVSVLLFCAGCTRPPIYSTEYNLDFEYAKNDSVPMQWIFQNSSATGYVLSLDKQVKQHGEASLRARWQEGPTMTVWGGFQNILPGELIAGKELEISGWVKTRDSVNVCAGYGIFPYNPEKYDPDLFGRIDTVGGVRGMSEWTRHTVRQTIDKDVPYVLIAGFVTGKGTAWFDNIELRIDGVRYEDKAIPAPKTELSDREKKELRRYVYPLRTCESDGGDTQDLDILRQLVGDCKVVGLGENTHGTSEVFKMKDRIIRYLAENCGFDIFALEANMPECYQLNNYTVGGIDNPIRLLIGIYMWPWRTHEMLNMIEWMKAFNASEPRITFTGVDMQNYNGPILQLQTILEKNPSDKNLVEKIKDKLHRIYPRPFQIDGELAEDIDSDLEELKTRIEAKNRPPMQRAWALQNIELLHQFLSQKKDPDWRDRGMADNLLWILRNNPGSKAVVWAHNAHINCLKQVDILHRSMGGFLKKSISDDYRTFGFVGYEGSYTAWKNGLQSFELPKAHPGTLEYVLGQLDEPLFILDLKKMREEDSSCLQWLGNLEFREVGATPEIFYNTQISDMFDYLIFIRNTSASHMIQ; this is encoded by the coding sequence ATGAACAAATCATATTTGAAGATAAGTTTCGTGTCGGTATTGCTTTTCTGTGCCGGTTGCACCCGGCCGCCGATTTATTCGACGGAGTACAACCTCGATTTCGAGTATGCCAAGAACGACTCCGTGCCGATGCAGTGGATATTCCAAAATTCTTCGGCTACAGGGTACGTTCTCTCGCTTGACAAGCAAGTGAAACAGCATGGAGAGGCAAGCCTCCGAGCCCGATGGCAAGAAGGGCCGACCATGACCGTCTGGGGCGGGTTCCAGAATATTCTGCCGGGCGAATTAATCGCCGGGAAAGAACTCGAAATCAGCGGATGGGTCAAGACGAGGGACAGCGTGAACGTGTGTGCCGGATATGGCATATTCCCCTATAATCCCGAGAAGTACGACCCCGATCTTTTCGGACGGATAGATACGGTCGGAGGGGTTCGCGGCATGTCCGAGTGGACACGCCATACCGTTCGGCAGACGATCGACAAGGATGTCCCTTATGTCCTGATTGCCGGCTTCGTTACCGGCAAGGGTACTGCGTGGTTCGACAATATCGAACTCAGAATCGACGGCGTAAGATACGAAGACAAAGCGATTCCGGCACCGAAAACGGAATTGTCCGACAGGGAGAAAAAAGAGCTGCGCCGATACGTCTATCCGCTGCGAACCTGCGAGTCGGACGGCGGGGACACGCAAGACCTCGACATTCTCCGGCAGTTGGTCGGAGACTGCAAAGTGGTCGGGCTCGGAGAGAATACGCACGGAACGAGCGAAGTGTTCAAAATGAAGGACCGGATCATCCGCTATCTGGCAGAAAACTGCGGATTCGATATTTTCGCGCTGGAAGCCAACATGCCCGAATGCTATCAGTTGAACAACTATACCGTCGGAGGTATTGACAACCCGATACGATTGTTAATCGGAATATACATGTGGCCGTGGAGAACCCATGAAATGCTGAACATGATCGAATGGATGAAAGCATTCAATGCATCCGAGCCCCGAATTACGTTTACGGGAGTGGACATGCAAAACTACAATGGCCCGATACTCCAGTTGCAGACCATTCTCGAGAAAAATCCGTCCGATAAAAACCTTGTGGAAAAAATCAAGGATAAGCTGCATCGCATTTATCCCCGTCCGTTCCAGATCGATGGAGAACTGGCTGAAGACATAGACTCCGACCTCGAAGAACTGAAGACACGGATAGAGGCGAAAAACCGGCCACCGATGCAGAGAGCCTGGGCCTTACAGAATATCGAGTTATTGCATCAGTTCCTGAGCCAGAAGAAAGATCCCGACTGGCGTGACCGCGGCATGGCCGACAACCTGTTGTGGATATTGCGGAACAATCCGGGGTCCAAAGCCGTAGTCTGGGCGCACAATGCGCATATCAATTGTTTGAAGCAAGTAGATATATTGCATCGTTCGATGGGGGGCTTTCTCAAAAAAAGTATCAGCGACGATTACCGAACCTTCGGATTCGTCGGATACGAAGGTTCGTACACGGCCTGGAAAAACGGACTGCAATCCTTTGAACTTCCCAAAGCGCATCCCGGCACACTCGAATACGTGCTCGGACAACTGGACGAACCGCTGTTTATTCTGGACTTGAAAAAAATGCGCGAAGAGGACTCCTCCTGCCTGCAATGGCTCGGCAATCTGGAATTCAGAGAAGTCGGAGCAACTCCTGAGATATTCTATAATACGCAGATTTCCGACATGTTCGATTATCTGATTTTCATCCGCAATACCTCGGCATCGCACATGATACAATAA
- a CDS encoding C1 family peptidase, whose protein sequence is MKKTLLALALGTLFLDASAQELTGADLKEIASSFVKDGSTTALQNALTAEANLRKLALNRDLQGKIDHYFKYRVEVKGITDQKQSGRCWMFTSMNVLRPSVMERFGLSEFDFSHNYNYFWDMFEKSNLFLENAVATADRPMTDRDVEFFFKTPVGDGGVWNLFYNVAEKYGVVPREVMPETAHSNNTAYLRSVLNERLRAGGYELRGLAASGADRAKIAAAKIAVLKEVYRVLALCLGEPPAGFEWRYETRDGEVKTLRTTPLEFYRSIVPADYAPDSYIMIMNDPTREYYKVYEIRNYRNTYEGVNWVYLNLPNEAIKRAAIASIKAGEAMYASCDVADYDPVSGVCDPAMYDYESMFGIDLAMDKKARILTRQSGSAHAMALIAVDTDDNDVPLKWQFENSWGPSAGHEGYMTFTDEWFDEYMFRIVINRKYLDAKSLEAAGTKPEQLPAWDYMF, encoded by the coding sequence ATGAAGAAGACCTTACTTGCGTTGGCATTGGGAACGTTGTTCCTCGACGCTTCGGCCCAGGAACTGACCGGAGCGGACCTGAAAGAGATCGCCTCCTCCTTCGTGAAGGACGGCTCCACCACGGCGTTGCAGAATGCGCTGACGGCGGAGGCGAACCTGCGGAAGCTGGCCCTGAACCGCGACCTGCAGGGGAAGATCGACCATTATTTCAAATACCGGGTCGAGGTGAAGGGCATCACCGACCAGAAACAGTCCGGGCGGTGCTGGATGTTCACCTCGATGAACGTGCTGCGTCCGTCGGTCATGGAGCGGTTCGGCCTTTCGGAGTTCGATTTCTCGCACAACTACAACTACTTCTGGGACATGTTCGAGAAGAGCAATCTCTTCCTCGAGAACGCCGTTGCGACGGCCGACCGGCCGATGACCGACCGCGACGTGGAGTTTTTCTTCAAGACGCCGGTGGGCGACGGCGGCGTGTGGAACCTCTTCTACAACGTGGCCGAAAAGTACGGCGTCGTGCCGCGCGAGGTGATGCCCGAAACGGCCCATTCGAACAATACGGCCTACCTAAGGTCGGTGCTCAACGAGCGGCTGCGGGCCGGCGGGTACGAACTGCGCGGTCTGGCAGCCTCCGGAGCGGACCGGGCGAAGATCGCCGCGGCGAAGATCGCCGTGCTGAAAGAGGTTTACCGTGTGCTGGCGCTCTGCCTGGGCGAGCCGCCCGCCGGGTTCGAATGGCGTTACGAGACGCGTGACGGTGAAGTGAAGACGCTGCGCACCACGCCGCTGGAGTTCTACCGCAGCATCGTCCCCGCGGACTATGCCCCCGATTCCTACATTATGATTATGAACGACCCGACGCGCGAATATTACAAGGTGTACGAGATCCGGAACTACCGCAACACCTACGAAGGCGTGAACTGGGTCTATCTGAACCTGCCCAACGAGGCGATCAAGCGTGCCGCGATCGCCTCGATCAAGGCCGGCGAGGCGATGTACGCCTCCTGCGACGTGGCGGACTACGATCCGGTTTCGGGCGTCTGCGATCCCGCGATGTACGACTACGAGTCGATGTTCGGCATCGACCTTGCGATGGACAAGAAGGCGCGCATCCTCACGCGGCAGAGCGGTTCGGCGCACGCCATGGCGCTGATCGCCGTGGATACCGACGACAACGACGTGCCCCTGAAGTGGCAGTTCGAGAACAGTTGGGGCCCCTCGGCCGGGCACGAAGGGTATATGACCTTCACGGACGAGTGGTTCGACGAATACATGTTCCGCATCGTCATCAACCGGAAATACCTCGATGCGAAATCGCTCGAAGCGGCCGGTACGAAGCCTGAGCAGCTTCCCGCGTGGGACTATATGTTCTGA
- the tpx gene encoding thiol peroxidase, with protein MSTVKFKGSPVNLAGEFIREGVAAPDFELVKTDLTPLRFSDLKGRRVVLNIFPSLDTGVCAASVRRFNKLAASLPDTVVVAVSKDLPFAHARFCTTEGIENVVPASDFRASGFDAAYGVAMADGPLKGLLARAVVVIDREGKVVYAQLVPEITEEPDYDGAAEAVRTH; from the coding sequence ATGAGTACAGTAAAATTCAAGGGTTCGCCGGTGAACCTTGCCGGCGAATTCATCCGCGAGGGTGTCGCCGCCCCCGATTTCGAACTGGTCAAGACCGACCTCACACCGCTCCGCTTCTCCGATCTGAAGGGACGCCGCGTGGTGCTCAATATTTTCCCGAGCCTCGATACGGGCGTCTGCGCCGCTTCGGTGCGGCGGTTCAACAAACTGGCCGCCTCGCTGCCCGATACGGTCGTCGTGGCCGTGTCGAAGGACCTGCCGTTCGCCCATGCCCGTTTCTGCACGACCGAGGGAATCGAGAACGTCGTTCCGGCGTCGGACTTCCGCGCCTCGGGATTCGACGCGGCCTACGGTGTCGCGATGGCCGACGGTCCGCTGAAGGGGCTGCTGGCGCGCGCCGTGGTGGTGATCGACCGCGAGGGAAAGGTGGTCTATGCGCAACTGGTTCCGGAGATTACCGAGGAGCCCGACTACGACGGAGCGGCGGAGGCCGTCCGGACGCACTGA
- a CDS encoding porin — protein sequence MKRLATLLLLAASPFAAAQENTLPKSPAQEASLLRRTAFGTADSLRTDAATDAGLLERLRNMPNLEVGRGITFRPKNDWFELTMRFRMQNLLALSFDEDFTLTKTDARVKRLRLRFDGYIYSPKLVYSVQLGFTGYDAETLPNGSTNIVRDAIVYYVPNAAWNIGFGQTKIKANRARINSSSALQFVDRSIVNSEFNLDRDFGLFGEYNPLRGEGFNLSAKASVTLGEGRNWGSSSGGGLAYTGRVELYPLGRFGAKGDLLEGDFDHEERVRILLAGAYSYNHKAARLSGQRGALMPDGATRNIGSYFVDFILKYRGFAFYTDFMGRTSGDPLFDTDRNAFIYDGCGLNVQTSYLFGSKWEVALRNSTLFPDAEVRPYAGYERWNQTSVAVTRYIIGHSLKVQADASYNHRSRSAADYNRWEIRFQLELGL from the coding sequence ATGAAAAGACTCGCCACGCTCCTTCTCCTCGCGGCCTCCCCATTCGCCGCGGCGCAGGAAAACACCCTGCCGAAAAGCCCGGCTCAGGAAGCCTCCCTGCTGCGGCGTACCGCATTCGGCACGGCCGATTCGCTCCGCACGGACGCCGCGACGGACGCCGGGCTGCTCGAACGGCTCCGCAACATGCCCAACCTCGAGGTGGGCAGGGGCATCACGTTCCGGCCGAAAAACGACTGGTTCGAGCTGACGATGCGTTTCAGAATGCAGAATCTTCTGGCGCTCTCGTTCGACGAAGACTTCACGCTGACGAAAACCGACGCCCGCGTCAAGCGGCTGCGCCTGCGGTTCGACGGCTACATCTACTCCCCGAAACTGGTTTACTCCGTGCAGTTGGGATTCACCGGCTACGACGCCGAGACGCTCCCGAACGGTTCGACGAACATCGTGCGCGACGCCATCGTCTACTACGTGCCCAACGCCGCATGGAACATCGGATTCGGACAGACGAAGATCAAGGCCAACCGCGCGCGCATCAATTCGTCGAGCGCCCTTCAGTTCGTCGATCGCAGCATCGTGAACAGCGAATTCAACCTCGACCGCGACTTCGGTCTCTTCGGCGAATACAACCCGCTCCGGGGCGAAGGATTCAACCTCTCGGCCAAAGCCTCCGTCACGCTGGGCGAAGGACGCAACTGGGGTTCCTCGTCGGGCGGCGGCCTGGCCTACACGGGGCGCGTGGAGCTGTACCCGCTGGGACGCTTCGGAGCGAAGGGCGACCTGCTGGAGGGCGATTTCGACCACGAGGAGCGGGTGCGCATCCTGCTGGCCGGAGCCTACTCCTACAACCACAAGGCCGCACGCCTCTCTGGCCAGCGCGGCGCCCTGATGCCCGACGGCGCCACACGGAACATCGGCTCCTACTTCGTGGATTTCATCCTCAAATACCGCGGATTCGCCTTCTACACCGATTTCATGGGCCGCACGAGCGGCGACCCGCTCTTCGATACGGACCGCAACGCCTTCATCTACGACGGCTGCGGCCTCAACGTGCAAACCAGCTACCTGTTCGGCAGCAAATGGGAGGTCGCGCTGCGCAACTCGACGCTCTTTCCCGACGCGGAGGTCCGCCCCTACGCCGGATACGAACGCTGGAACCAGACCTCGGTGGCCGTGACCCGCTATATCATCGGACACAGTCTCAAGGTGCAGGCAGACGCCTCCTACAACCACCGCAGCCGTTCCGCAGCGGACTACAACCGCTGGGAAATCCGCTTCCAGCTCGAACTCGGGCTGTAA
- a CDS encoding exonuclease domain-containing protein, which yields MTDFAAIDFETANGRRTSVCSVGVVVVRGGEVVDTFYSLIRPRPNFYSRFTTAIHGLRYEDTADAPDFAEVWRQVAPRIEGLPLVAHNSPFDEGCLRAVFELYGMPYPGYRFVCTCRAARRVFGRSLPDHRLHTVSAACGFDLAHHHHALADAEACARIALKIL from the coding sequence ATGACCGATTTCGCAGCCATAGATTTCGAGACGGCCAACGGCCGCCGCACGAGCGTCTGCTCGGTGGGCGTGGTGGTCGTGCGGGGCGGCGAGGTCGTGGATACGTTTTACAGCCTGATTCGTCCGCGGCCCAATTTTTACAGCCGTTTCACGACGGCCATCCACGGCCTGAGGTACGAGGATACGGCCGATGCGCCCGATTTCGCGGAGGTGTGGCGGCAGGTCGCGCCCCGCATCGAGGGGCTTCCGCTCGTGGCGCACAACTCGCCTTTCGACGAGGGCTGTCTGCGCGCCGTCTTCGAGCTGTACGGCATGCCCTATCCCGGTTACCGTTTCGTCTGCACGTGCCGGGCGGCGCGCCGCGTCTTCGGCCGCAGCCTGCCCGACCACCGGTTGCACACCGTCTCGGCCGCCTGCGGCTTCGACCTTGCGCACCATCATCACGCGCTGGCCGACGCCGAGGCCTGCGCCCGGATCGCGCTGAAGATCCTCTGA